From one Peptoniphilaceae bacterium AMB_02 genomic stretch:
- the rodA gene encoding rod shape-determining protein RodA — MINLRKKNFLKLDLPLLGLVVTLCIFGLIILYSASLSLSYNPVRSQIIATILGFVLILLILFIDYDFIKDLYMPIYLVSLFLMILVTFFGTGAEEWGADNWLKLGPIQFQPSEFVKIGLIISLARYIELNIKNLNKPLVLLKVLFVALLPVALIAKEDFGTAGVTVFIIGVMLFTAGMSYKYIIGIVATGLISAPIAYPFLDQYQKNRILDFLDPTRDVTGSGFQSLQGRIAIGSGLWTGRGLFKGVQTQNNFIPEKQTDYIFPVLAEETGFIGAFILIVLYGLMLHRFIIIAKNSKDLYGSLVTMGVAGMLLAHIFENIGMTIGIMPVTGIPLPFMSHGGTFQLINLIGIGLVLAVSIERQKLDFS, encoded by the coding sequence ATGATAAATCTAAGAAAGAAAAACTTTTTGAAATTGGATTTACCGCTATTGGGACTAGTGGTAACTCTTTGTATATTTGGGCTTATAATACTGTATAGCGCAAGCCTCAGTCTAAGTTATAATCCGGTACGATCGCAAATAATTGCAACAATCCTAGGTTTCGTGCTTATTTTGCTAATATTGTTTATAGATTACGACTTTATTAAAGACTTATATATGCCAATTTACCTGGTTTCATTGTTTCTGATGATTCTGGTGACTTTTTTTGGAACCGGAGCTGAAGAATGGGGTGCAGACAACTGGCTAAAACTTGGTCCCATACAGTTTCAACCATCGGAATTCGTAAAGATTGGACTTATTATTTCACTAGCCCGATATATTGAACTCAATATCAAAAATCTAAATAAACCTCTGGTTTTATTAAAAGTACTTTTCGTGGCTCTCTTACCTGTTGCTCTGATAGCTAAGGAAGACTTTGGAACAGCAGGGGTAACGGTTTTTATAATCGGCGTCATGCTTTTCACTGCCGGTATGTCCTATAAATATATAATAGGAATTGTTGCGACAGGACTCATTTCAGCACCAATTGCCTATCCTTTTCTGGACCAATATCAAAAAAATCGAATCTTGGACTTTTTAGATCCGACGAGGGATGTTACCGGTTCAGGTTTCCAGTCTCTTCAAGGTAGGATTGCTATAGGTTCAGGTCTTTGGACCGGTAGGGGACTATTTAAAGGTGTTCAAACACAGAACAATTTCATCCCGGAAAAACAAACCGACTATATATTCCCGGTACTTGCTGAAGAAACCGGATTTATTGGTGCTTTTATATTAATAGTCCTCTATGGACTGATGCTTCATAGATTTATTATTATTGCAAAAAACAGTAAAGATTTATATGGCTCTCTCGTTACAATGGGTGTTGCAGGAATGCTCCTTGCACATATTTTCGAAAATATCGGCATGACCATCGGTATAATGCCGGTTACCGGGATTCCATTGCCTTTTATGAGCCATGGTGGTACATTCCAGCTAATCAACCTGATTGGTATAGGTTTGGTTTTGGCTGTGAGCATAGAAAGACAAAAACTCGATTTTAGTTAA
- a CDS encoding GH25 family lysozyme gives MEAKKEAEFFFSRIAGKKFEYPVILDIEDDKVQGHLKGEKLTEIAKTFLEIIEGKGYYVGIYSSRYWFDNYLLMDRLSDYDVWLAEWCNNPGYSGNYGIWQYSSTGSIDGIEGYVDLNQSYLDYPQIIKGVGLNGFNKVKDSEIDIDLIIYSNPMDRMAAEILSGAKGVPLYYNENRALNGVNYGSALHVGSYTGNNKRIKKVISGRDRFDTIKLVMKEVDKT, from the coding sequence ATGGAAGCTAAGAAAGAAGCAGAGTTCTTTTTCTCCAGGATTGCCGGTAAAAAGTTTGAATATCCAGTAATCTTGGACATTGAAGACGATAAAGTTCAAGGACATCTAAAAGGTGAAAAGCTAACCGAGATTGCAAAAACTTTCCTGGAAATAATTGAAGGGAAAGGCTATTATGTGGGTATATATAGCTCTAGATACTGGTTTGATAATTATCTGCTTATGGATAGATTATCCGATTATGATGTTTGGCTTGCAGAATGGTGTAATAATCCGGGGTATAGCGGAAATTACGGCATTTGGCAATACAGTTCTACCGGCAGTATAGATGGAATAGAAGGATATGTAGATTTAAACCAATCTTACTTAGATTATCCTCAGATTATCAAAGGTGTAGGTCTAAATGGATTTAATAAGGTGAAGGATTCAGAAATAGATATAGATCTTATCATTTATTCTAATCCTATGGACAGAATGGCTGCAGAAATACTCTCGGGTGCGAAAGGAGTTCCACTATATTATAATGAAAACCGTGCTTTAAACGGTGTAAATTATGGGAGTGCCTTGCACGTGGGATCATATACCGGAAATAATAAGAGGATAAAAAAAGTTATATCCGGAAGAGACAGGTTTGACACCATTAAATTGGTGATGAAGGAAGTTGATAAAACATAG
- a CDS encoding IS256 family transposase, which produces MARRKKLSEGKKEIISYLINEYEIESAKDIHDAIKDLLGDTIESMLEAEMEHHLGYETNQRSDNENSRNGYKTKRIRSSMGESEISVPQDRDSSFEPQIVKKRQKDISEIENKVIGMYARGLSTRQISEQIYDIYGFEVSDGLVSDITDKILPEIEDWQKRPLSETYPVVFIDAIHFSVKEEGLISKKAAYIILGINEDGLKEVLGIYVGQNESSKYWLGVLNSLKNRGVKDIYIICSDGLIGIEESISAAYPKAEWQTCIVHMVRNTLKYVSYKDRKQFANDLKTIYHAPDEEVANKNRLKVAEAWDKKYPGSMDRWEREWNSITPIFKYSKEVRKIIYTTNAIESLNSSYRRLNRNRSVFPSATSLMKALYLATNIIAKKWNIPLRSWGSIVGELRIMHDLEN; this is translated from the coding sequence ATGAAATTGAGTCAGCAAAGGACATACATGATGCTATTAAGGATTTACTAGGAGATACTATAGAAAGCATGTTAGAAGCCGAAATGGAGCACCATTTAGGATATGAAACAAACCAAAGAAGTGACAATGAAAACTCTAGAAATGGATACAAAACTAAAAGAATACGATCAAGTATGGGTGAATCTGAAATATCAGTACCTCAAGATAGAGACTCAAGCTTTGAACCTCAAATTGTAAAAAAGAGACAAAAAGACATATCTGAGATAGAAAATAAGGTAATAGGAATGTATGCAAGAGGTTTGAGTACTAGACAAATATCTGAACAAATCTATGATATCTATGGATTTGAAGTTAGTGATGGACTGGTTTCAGACATAACCGACAAAATTCTGCCGGAAATAGAAGACTGGCAAAAAAGACCACTGTCAGAGACTTATCCTGTAGTGTTCATTGATGCTATTCACTTTTCTGTTAAAGAAGAGGGTTTAATATCAAAGAAAGCAGCATATATAATACTCGGAATAAACGAAGATGGGCTTAAAGAAGTATTAGGAATATATGTAGGACAAAACGAAAGTAGTAAATACTGGTTAGGAGTCCTAAATAGCCTAAAAAACAGAGGAGTAAAAGATATCTACATTATCTGTTCAGATGGACTAATAGGTATAGAAGAGTCCATATCAGCGGCATATCCAAAAGCTGAGTGGCAAACCTGTATAGTTCACATGGTAAGAAACACATTAAAATACGTATCGTACAAAGATAGAAAACAATTTGCAAATGATTTAAAAACAATATATCACGCACCTGACGAAGAAGTAGCAAATAAGAATCGTTTGAAAGTAGCTGAAGCATGGGATAAAAAATATCCAGGATCAATGGATAGATGGGAAAGGGAGTGGAATTCAATAACGCCAATCTTTAAGTATTCTAAGGAAGTTAGAAAAATAATATATACTACGAATGCTATAGAGAGTTTAAATAGCTCATACAGACGGTTAAACCGTAATAGATCAGTATTCCCAAGTGCTACGTCACTGATGAAAGCACTATACTTAGCTACAAATATAATTGCAAAGAAATGGAATATTCCATTAAGAAGTTGGGGATCAATAGTAGGAGAATTGAGAATAATGCATGATTTAGAGAACTAA
- a CDS encoding glycine C-acetyltransferase has translation MSVHELKNLQAQVQQLKDDGVYRVLPVLGGPNKPEVTLDGKEGVINLSANNYLGFATNERMKKAAINAIEKYGVGAGAVRTIIGNMDIHENLEKKLAEFKREDRAFVFQSGFNCNAGTIQAITAKGDLIISDELNHASIIDGVRLSRADKKIFKHSDMADLERVLQENRDNYENCLIITDGVFSMDGDLAKLPEIVELAEKYNCMTYVDDAHGSGVLGENGRGTVDHFGLHGRIDFVIGTLSKAIGVIGGYVACNETAYQWLSHRARPILFSTMLTPADTAAATEAINILLETDEYQKKLWDNAKYFKEKLGKLGFNTGNSETPITPVIIGKEADAMEFSRKLKENGVFTSAIVFPTVPLGTGRVRCMLSAAHSYEELDKAVAVFEKVGKEMGLI, from the coding sequence ATGAGCGTACATGAATTAAAGAATTTACAGGCACAAGTTCAACAATTAAAGGATGATGGAGTTTACAGAGTTCTTCCTGTACTTGGTGGTCCAAATAAACCCGAAGTTACACTAGACGGTAAAGAAGGAGTTATAAACCTTTCAGCTAATAACTATCTTGGATTTGCTACAAACGAAAGAATGAAAAAAGCTGCCATCAATGCTATTGAAAAATATGGAGTTGGAGCAGGTGCTGTAAGAACAATCATAGGTAATATGGATATTCACGAAAATCTTGAAAAGAAACTTGCTGAATTCAAGAGAGAAGATAGAGCATTTGTATTCCAATCAGGATTCAACTGTAATGCAGGAACCATTCAAGCTATAACAGCTAAGGGTGACCTTATTATATCTGATGAACTTAACCACGCTTCAATAATAGACGGAGTTAGATTAAGTAGAGCTGATAAGAAGATCTTCAAGCACAGCGATATGGCTGATCTTGAAAGAGTACTACAAGAAAATAGAGATAATTATGAAAACTGCTTGATCATAACTGACGGTGTTTTCTCAATGGACGGAGACCTAGCAAAACTTCCTGAAATTGTTGAATTAGCTGAAAAATACAATTGTATGACCTATGTAGATGATGCTCACGGATCAGGAGTACTTGGCGAAAACGGAAGAGGAACAGTAGACCATTTTGGACTACATGGAAGAATTGACTTCGTTATCGGAACTCTTTCAAAAGCAATCGGCGTAATCGGTGGATACGTTGCATGTAACGAAACAGCATACCAATGGTTAAGCCATAGAGCAAGACCAATTCTTTTCAGTACGATGTTAACACCTGCAGATACTGCAGCTGCCACTGAAGCTATAAATATACTACTTGAAACAGATGAATACCAAAAGAAACTTTGGGACAATGCTAAATACTTCAAAGAAAAACTTGGTAAATTAGGATTCAATACAGGAAATAGTGAAACACCTATTACTCCTGTAATCATCGGTAAAGAAGCAGATGCGATGGAATTCTCAAGAAAACTTAAAGAAAACGGAGTATTTACTTCAGCTATCGTATTCCCAACAGTTCCACTAGGAACAGGAAGAGTAAGATGTATGCTATCAGCAGCACATAGCTATGAAGAACTTGACAAAGCTGTAGCTGTATTTGAAAAAGTCGGTAAGGAAATGGGCTTAATCTAA
- a CDS encoding GH25 family lysozyme: MIKGIDVSIWNGRIDWKKVKDSGIGFAMIRSSYGDGSSNFINTGIDENFEYNYAESGNVGIARGVYHYSYARSVYGS, translated from the coding sequence ATGATTAAAGGAATCGATGTAAGTATTTGGAATGGCAGAATTGACTGGAAAAAAGTTAAAGATAGTGGAATAGGATTTGCGATGATCAGGTCCAGTTATGGTGATGGCAGCTCTAATTTCATAAATACTGGTATAGATGAAAACTTTGAGTACAACTATGCCGAATCAGGGAATGTCGGCATCGCAAGAGGTGTTTATCATTATTCTTATGCAAGATCTGTGTATGGAAGCTAA
- a CDS encoding phage holin family protein, giving the protein MNINVKDLLVRMLFSMVAIVLVSFFTPGIRMYGGIKTALIVGLVVGFLHAFLSDILNISGEATKRGLTAFLVSAVVLYVTGKIIPGFRVTLFGSLIGSIVLGIVQGILPQSKLRG; this is encoded by the coding sequence ATGAATATTAATGTTAAAGACTTATTGGTAAGAATGCTTTTTTCAATGGTTGCGATAGTACTGGTGTCCTTTTTTACACCGGGAATCAGAATGTATGGCGGAATTAAAACGGCACTTATTGTCGGTCTGGTAGTTGGATTCTTACACGCTTTCTTAAGTGATATTTTAAATATAAGTGGAGAAGCAACTAAAAGAGGACTAACTGCATTTTTAGTTTCAGCAGTGGTACTTTATGTAACCGGAAAAATCATCCCGGGTTTTAGAGTTACACTTTTCGGATCTCTAATAGGCTCTATCGTGCTTGGAATTGTTCAAGGAATACTTCCGCAGAGCAAATTAAGAGGATAA
- a CDS encoding DegV family protein, protein MIKIITDDGADVPVRYVEQYNLDILPIAINDGEHEFFNGVNITKDDVYNGMREGKVYKTAQVTLSKLIEVFTKYASEGVPVIYLPLSSGISGTYSTAVIAMNDVLEKFPDAKIEVVDSLSATFGEGMLAIKLAKLRDKGMEFESLVEKAKELRYYQEHIYSVDTLEYLYRGGRVSKASKVVGGLLNIKPILGLEKEKGTLNSIDKARGSKGLFSKILENMNRLSKDGEFNPKQTIAICHGDWEEEALRLKEYLVKNAGMAEEDVMISFIGPVIGAHTGPEILGVCFSTNPDSEIDYF, encoded by the coding sequence ATGATTAAGATAATTACAGATGATGGTGCAGACGTACCTGTAAGGTATGTCGAGCAGTATAATTTGGACATATTACCGATAGCGATAAATGATGGAGAACATGAATTTTTTAATGGTGTAAATATAACAAAAGACGATGTATATAATGGAATGAGAGAGGGCAAGGTCTATAAGACCGCGCAAGTTACGCTTTCTAAACTCATCGAAGTATTTACAAAATACGCTAGTGAGGGAGTACCTGTCATATACTTACCGCTATCTTCAGGAATATCGGGTACTTATAGTACGGCTGTGATTGCCATGAACGATGTGTTGGAAAAGTTTCCTGACGCAAAGATAGAAGTTGTCGATTCACTATCTGCGACCTTTGGAGAGGGAATGCTTGCAATTAAATTGGCAAAACTGAGAGACAAGGGCATGGAATTTGAAAGTCTTGTTGAAAAGGCAAAAGAACTCAGATATTATCAAGAGCATATATATTCAGTTGACACCTTGGAGTACTTGTACAGAGGCGGCAGGGTTTCGAAGGCATCCAAGGTAGTAGGCGGACTGTTAAATATAAAACCTATTCTGGGACTTGAGAAAGAGAAAGGAACTCTTAATTCCATTGATAAAGCAAGGGGAAGTAAAGGGCTATTCAGCAAAATACTTGAAAATATGAATAGATTATCTAAGGATGGTGAGTTTAATCCAAAGCAAACCATAGCTATTTGTCATGGTGACTGGGAAGAGGAAGCACTGAGATTAAAAGAGTATCTGGTAAAAAATGCAGGAATGGCGGAAGAGGATGTTATGATTTCATTCATTGGACCCGTTATAGGAGCTCATACCGGACCGGAAATACTAGGTGTATGCTTTAGCACGAATCCTGACAGTGAAATAGATTATTTTTAA
- a CDS encoding ZIP family metal transporter, with protein sequence MFLSIGFAGIATGLGAIPILLTENISRRLLDILLGFAAGIMLAATSFSLILPSIEFGGKDFKAVMITSAGILAGGIFLDFMDKHSPHVHLLNKKAEGGDSGSLRKIWLFVIAIALHNFPEGLATGVGFGSGDISNGVTIAMGIGIQNLPEGLAVALALRRERYSKGFSLWVAALTGLIEPVGALLGLVLIRTFQPLMGFILAFAAGAMLFVISDEIIPETHSGGFEREATYGVMVGFVVMLILDILLG encoded by the coding sequence ATGTTTTTATCAATTGGTTTTGCAGGAATTGCAACCGGTCTTGGTGCAATCCCAATTCTTCTTACAGAAAATATCTCCAGAAGACTGCTTGATATTTTACTTGGTTTCGCAGCAGGTATTATGCTTGCGGCTACATCTTTTTCATTGATATTACCAAGTATTGAGTTTGGAGGAAAGGACTTTAAAGCTGTTATGATTACATCTGCAGGAATACTTGCGGGAGGAATCTTTTTAGACTTTATGGATAAGCACTCTCCTCATGTTCACTTGTTAAATAAAAAAGCAGAAGGTGGAGATTCCGGATCACTTCGTAAAATTTGGCTTTTTGTCATAGCAATTGCACTTCATAATTTTCCTGAGGGACTTGCTACCGGAGTAGGTTTCGGATCGGGAGATATAAGTAATGGAGTAACCATAGCAATGGGAATCGGAATACAGAATCTTCCTGAAGGATTGGCGGTTGCTTTAGCATTAAGAAGAGAAAGGTATTCAAAAGGATTTTCTCTCTGGGTAGCTGCACTTACGGGCTTGATTGAACCGGTCGGAGCACTTTTAGGACTCGTTTTAATAAGAACATTCCAGCCTCTGATGGGTTTCATACTGGCTTTTGCTGCAGGTGCAATGTTATTCGTAATATCGGACGAAATCATACCGGAGACTCATTCGGGTGGTTTTGAGAGAGAAGCTACCTATGGAGTGATGGTTGGATTTGTAGTAATGTTAATCCTCGATATCTTATTGGGATAA
- a CDS encoding asparaginase domain-containing protein, whose amino-acid sequence MKEILVIETGGTFATGAMGEIRSLNAVNEKKVYDYEIVATRIKKYNHSLTVERPMYTLSENMTIENLNSLLDFLYTVNFSKYDGVVLIHGTDTLAFTANLLSMIFGNCGVPIVMVSSNHPLSNPMANGISNFLAALDFIEKVGTKGVYVVYRNHSDVMQVHLGSRVKQMNQVIDAYESFKNINFGVIADSEFYINSSSLNPKIEEINANEFKYDKKIKMDSRVVLIHPYVGLRYDYFKIDEKVDAIVCGVYHSGTVNSQDVYIDQSINALIEKAEEYDIPIFIGELTSGVERYESIEKIKDSSVVFPAYDISLENLYMKVHVGLSLTNDNLDLFDYVNCENVFFEKIKETK is encoded by the coding sequence ATGAAGGAAATTTTAGTTATTGAAACAGGTGGTACTTTTGCCACAGGTGCAATGGGTGAAATTAGATCCCTTAATGCGGTAAATGAGAAAAAGGTATACGATTATGAAATAGTTGCAACTAGGATTAAGAAATACAATCATTCATTAACCGTAGAAAGACCTATGTATACTTTGTCCGAAAATATGACCATTGAGAACTTAAATAGTCTTTTGGACTTTCTATATACAGTTAATTTTTCCAAATACGACGGTGTTGTACTTATACATGGTACTGATACTCTTGCCTTTACAGCTAATCTCTTAAGCATGATTTTTGGGAACTGCGGTGTACCCATTGTAATGGTGTCAAGCAATCATCCGCTATCCAATCCTATGGCTAACGGGATTTCAAATTTCCTGGCAGCACTTGACTTTATTGAAAAAGTTGGCACAAAGGGCGTATATGTTGTTTATAGAAATCACTCAGATGTGATGCAAGTACACTTGGGATCAAGGGTAAAACAGATGAACCAAGTTATAGATGCATATGAAAGCTTTAAGAATATCAATTTTGGTGTTATAGCGGACAGTGAATTCTATATTAATTCCTCAAGCTTAAACCCGAAGATTGAAGAAATCAACGCCAATGAATTTAAATACGATAAAAAGATAAAAATGGATAGTAGAGTAGTCCTAATTCATCCATATGTAGGACTGAGATACGATTATTTTAAAATAGATGAGAAAGTCGATGCTATAGTTTGTGGAGTTTATCATTCCGGCACCGTAAACTCACAAGATGTCTATATTGATCAGTCTATAAATGCACTTATTGAAAAAGCAGAAGAGTATGATATCCCTATATTTATCGGTGAGCTCACCTCAGGCGTGGAGAGATATGAGTCCATAGAAAAGATAAAAGATTCATCAGTCGTCTTCCCTGCTTATGACATCTCTCTAGAAAACCTATATATGAAAGTACATGTAGGATTGTCCTTGACCAATGACAATCTCGACCTGTTTGATTATGTAAACTGTGAGAATGTGTTTTTTGAGAAGATAAAAGAAACGAAATAA
- a CDS encoding IS256 family transposase, giving the protein MARRKKLSEGKKEIISYLINEYEIESAKDIHDAIKDLLGDTIESMLEAEMEHHLGYETNQRSDNENSRNGYKTKRIRSSMGESEISVPQDRDSSFEPQIVKKRQKDISEIENKVIGMYARGLSTRQISEQIYDIYGFEVSDGLVSDITDKILPEIEDWQKRPLSETYPVVFIDAIHFSVKEEGLISKKAAYIILGINEDGLKEVLGIYVGQNESSKYWLGVLNSLKNRGVKDIYIICSDGLIGIEESISAAYPKAEWQTCIVHMVRNTLKYVSYKDRKQFANDLKTIYHAPDEEVANKNRLKVAEAWDKKYPGSMDRWEREWNSITPIFKYSKEVRKIIYTTNAIESLNSSYRRLNRNRSVFPSATSLMKALYLATNIIAKKWNIPLRSWGSIVGELRIMHDLEN; this is encoded by the coding sequence ATGGCAAGAAGAAAAAAATTAAGTGAAGGAAAAAAAGAAATCATATCTTATCTAATCAATGAGTATGAAATTGAGTCAGCAAAGGACATACATGATGCTATTAAGGATTTACTAGGAGATACTATAGAAAGCATGTTAGAAGCCGAAATGGAGCACCATTTAGGATATGAAACAAACCAAAGAAGTGACAATGAAAACTCTAGAAATGGATACAAAACTAAAAGAATACGATCAAGTATGGGTGAATCTGAAATATCAGTACCTCAAGATAGAGACTCAAGCTTTGAACCTCAAATTGTAAAAAAGAGACAAAAAGACATATCTGAGATAGAAAATAAGGTAATAGGAATGTATGCAAGAGGTTTGAGTACTAGACAAATATCTGAACAAATCTATGATATCTATGGATTTGAAGTTAGTGATGGACTGGTTTCAGACATAACCGACAAAATTCTGCCGGAAATAGAAGACTGGCAAAAAAGACCACTGTCAGAGACTTATCCTGTAGTGTTCATTGATGCTATTCACTTTTCTGTTAAAGAAGAGGGTTTAATATCAAAGAAAGCAGCATATATAATACTCGGAATAAACGAAGATGGGCTTAAAGAAGTATTAGGAATATATGTAGGACAAAACGAAAGTAGTAAATACTGGTTAGGAGTCCTAAATAGCCTAAAAAACAGAGGAGTAAAAGATATCTACATTATCTGTTCAGATGGACTAATAGGTATAGAAGAGTCCATATCAGCGGCATATCCAAAAGCTGAGTGGCAAACCTGTATAGTTCACATGGTAAGAAACACATTAAAATACGTATCGTACAAAGATAGAAAACAATTTGCAAATGATTTAAAAACAATATATCACGCACCTGACGAAGAAGTAGCAAATAAGAATCGTTTGAAAGTAGCTGAAGCATGGGATAAAAAATATCCAGGATCAATGGATAGATGGGAAAGGGAGTGGAATTCAATAACGCCAATCTTTAAGTATTCTAAGGAAGTTAGAAAAATAATATATACTACGAATGCTATAGAGAGTTTAAATAGCTCATACAGACGGTTAAACCGTAATAGATCAGTATTCCCAAGTGCTACGTCACTGATGAAAGCACTATACTTAGCTACAAATATAATTGCAAAGAAATGGAATATTCCATTAAGAAGTTGGGGATCAATAGTAGGAGAATTGAGAATAATGCATGATTTAGAGAACTAA